In Arthrobacter sp. UKPF54-2, the following are encoded in one genomic region:
- a CDS encoding DUF4397 domain-containing protein has protein sequence MHTKSLSAAAGALTLLAGLAFAAPAQAGEKRHDHDTAKLSVLHGVPGVIVDVWVDGKLTLDNFTPGTLAGPLNVREGEHKIAITGADSTSADNPVIGPVEVDLKEGRDYTAVAHLTADGKPTATLFKNDTSASPDGKGKLTVRHVAAAPAVDVLAGGKAVITGLENPDEKKLTLKAGTISASVAAAGSTEALIGPADVKVSKGKNTIVYAWGSLADHNLDLAVQVVKSARQDD, from the coding sequence ATGCATACGAAATCACTCTCTGCTGCAGCCGGCGCACTGACGCTGCTGGCAGGGCTTGCCTTTGCAGCCCCGGCGCAGGCCGGGGAGAAGCGCCACGACCATGACACAGCAAAACTCTCCGTTCTTCACGGCGTCCCCGGGGTAATCGTGGACGTGTGGGTGGACGGAAAGCTGACGCTGGATAACTTCACCCCGGGCACCCTGGCGGGGCCGTTGAATGTCCGGGAGGGGGAGCACAAGATTGCCATCACCGGCGCGGACTCCACGAGCGCCGACAACCCCGTGATCGGCCCTGTTGAGGTAGATCTCAAAGAGGGCCGGGACTACACCGCTGTGGCGCACCTGACGGCGGACGGAAAGCCCACGGCCACGCTGTTCAAGAACGACACCTCGGCCAGCCCCGATGGCAAGGGCAAGCTGACGGTGCGGCACGTAGCCGCGGCACCCGCCGTCGACGTCCTTGCCGGTGGCAAAGCCGTGATCACGGGCCTCGAGAACCCCGACGAGAAGAAACTCACGCTTAAGGCAGGAACCATCTCCGCCTCCGTGGCCGCAGCGGGCAGCACCGAGGCCCTGATCGGCCCCGCGGATGTGAAGGTCAGCAAGGGCAAGAACACGATCGTCTACGCCTGGGGCAGCCTGGCTGACCACAACCTCGACCTGGCAGTGCAGGTGGTGAAGTCCGCACGGCAGGACGACTGA
- a CDS encoding NlpC/P60 family protein gives MTSRTTAARHRSDVPAGRTSAFSVKPGTIGRQAAVLMAASGLVLTSGMAANAAAAPAERESAPASSVDVAGKVSAPVTADSAVQISFDRPAVATTPAPVVEQPKPVAAPAAPAAPAVAQAPAAPKITVQAQAAVAPAPAPAGGVNAAMLSAAYSQIGITQDCTAMVEKALGAAGIPVGDLGPQQFMNYGKVVADPQPGDMIVQSGHVAIYAGNGQVISGGMNGSNQTISHPLSWLTATGGVTFVRAGA, from the coding sequence ATGACTTCACGCACTACTGCTGCGCGCCATCGTTCCGACGTCCCCGCAGGACGGACCTCAGCATTTTCGGTCAAGCCAGGCACCATCGGCCGCCAGGCCGCGGTCCTTATGGCGGCGTCCGGCCTCGTCCTGACGAGCGGCATGGCGGCCAACGCGGCGGCCGCACCGGCTGAGCGCGAGTCCGCCCCGGCATCATCGGTCGACGTCGCCGGGAAGGTTTCGGCCCCGGTCACCGCCGACTCCGCGGTCCAGATCAGCTTCGACCGTCCGGCAGTGGCCACCACGCCGGCGCCTGTAGTCGAGCAGCCCAAGCCCGTTGCCGCACCGGCCGCACCGGCCGCGCCCGCCGTCGCCCAGGCTCCGGCCGCCCCCAAGATCACCGTCCAGGCCCAGGCTGCCGTTGCCCCGGCCCCGGCCCCGGCCGGCGGAGTCAACGCCGCGATGCTCTCTGCCGCCTACAGCCAGATCGGCATCACCCAGGACTGCACTGCCATGGTCGAGAAGGCCCTCGGCGCTGCCGGCATCCCGGTGGGCGACCTGGGTCCCCAGCAGTTCATGAACTACGGCAAGGTTGTCGCCGACCCGCAGCCGGGCGACATGATCGTCCAGTCCGGCCACGTGGCCATCTACGCCGGCAACGGCCAGGTCATCAGCGGCGGCATGAACGGATCCAACCAGACGATCTCGCACCCGCTCTCCTGGCTGACCGCCACCGGCGGCGTGACCTTCGTCCGCGCCGGAGCCTAA
- a CDS encoding DUF5129 domain-containing protein — MGIMRKIFGPEPARVLLLLIGVAGILLGAAPAALAVPPADVVVADRAGVLDSNTLLPAVRKIEFYQPTKVAVYTYNGTAADNLNEEVLRYARAEHPDWISADGQKWADGLFIFALDPVGRHVGTYMGEDRKVSLEQRDDIQNAAKDLLRDAQWTEGTIAGIRRGAELINQPWYRSTAFLVAAWSAAGAVVAGAGTWLLVRWRTRVGSRKEIARGDANYANVSMDLQVTELNAGTIPESSRYGSTVLEKNRTFLGRYNTATGLFNQVHALTQRQLGRRSSLALARQYADAAAELDALDDVISDTNALLNRGSTWATAWDRQLAPFRSDLAGIEGLLAKNHGEGGSATAASLRSFRDRSQRDMERWTAELSDGSISPETALDRLRDARTELSELLKAHAETVIAGYARNEREAGLMRKEMEQAQSGTGRKQRPRYEPSILGTVYPSYYFFSVPTFNTGLTTGVSSVSTARGGSTTGYGGSGGSFSGSGSYSSF; from the coding sequence ATGGGGATCATGCGGAAAATCTTCGGCCCGGAACCGGCGCGCGTCCTGCTGCTGCTCATCGGCGTGGCCGGCATCCTGCTCGGCGCCGCACCGGCGGCGCTCGCAGTCCCGCCCGCCGACGTCGTCGTGGCCGACCGGGCGGGCGTCCTGGACAGCAACACCCTCCTGCCCGCGGTGCGGAAAATCGAGTTCTACCAGCCCACCAAAGTGGCTGTGTATACGTATAACGGCACCGCCGCGGACAACCTCAACGAGGAGGTGCTGCGCTACGCCCGCGCTGAGCACCCGGACTGGATCAGCGCGGACGGGCAGAAGTGGGCGGACGGCCTGTTCATCTTCGCGCTGGATCCGGTGGGCCGGCACGTCGGAACCTACATGGGCGAGGACCGGAAGGTCTCCCTCGAGCAACGCGATGACATCCAGAACGCGGCCAAGGACCTGCTGCGCGATGCCCAATGGACCGAGGGTACGATCGCCGGCATCCGGCGCGGGGCCGAATTGATCAACCAGCCCTGGTACCGCTCCACCGCCTTCCTCGTCGCGGCCTGGAGCGCGGCGGGTGCCGTGGTCGCCGGTGCGGGCACCTGGTTGCTGGTGCGCTGGCGGACGAGGGTGGGCAGCCGCAAGGAGATCGCCCGCGGGGACGCGAACTACGCCAACGTGAGCATGGACCTGCAGGTCACCGAACTCAACGCCGGCACCATCCCGGAGTCCTCCCGCTACGGCAGCACGGTGCTGGAAAAGAACCGCACCTTCCTGGGCCGGTACAACACGGCCACCGGCCTCTTCAACCAGGTACACGCGCTCACGCAGCGTCAGCTGGGCCGCCGGTCGAGCCTGGCGCTGGCCCGGCAATACGCGGATGCGGCGGCCGAGCTCGACGCCCTGGACGACGTCATCTCGGACACCAACGCCCTGCTGAACCGCGGGTCCACCTGGGCGACGGCCTGGGACCGCCAGCTTGCCCCCTTCCGCAGCGACTTGGCCGGCATCGAGGGCCTGCTGGCCAAGAACCACGGTGAGGGCGGCTCCGCGACCGCCGCGTCGCTGCGCTCTTTCCGGGACCGCAGCCAGCGCGACATGGAACGCTGGACGGCCGAGCTGTCCGACGGCAGCATCAGCCCGGAAACGGCGCTGGACCGGCTGCGCGACGCCCGGACCGAGCTCTCGGAGCTGCTGAAGGCCCATGCCGAGACCGTGATCGCCGGCTATGCCCGCAACGAGCGCGAGGCCGGGCTGATGCGCAAGGAAATGGAGCAGGCCCAGTCCGGGACGGGCAGGAAGCAGCGGCCCCGCTACGAACCCAGCATCCTGGGCACCGTCTACCCCTCCTACTACTTCTTCTCGGTCCCCACGTTCAACACTGGCCTCACCACCGGCGTCAGCAGCGTCAGCACCGCCCGTGGCGGCAGCACCACGGGATATGGCGGCAGCGGCGGCAGTTTTTCCGGCTCCGGAAGTTACTCCAGCTTCTAA
- a CDS encoding class A beta-lactamase-related serine hydrolase, whose product MGLVRNGGSGRLGVRGTRRGRFPRPSAETLTGIGAILALVLATSVYAVGQAAVPSNPPYSAPGPAGATAAAPAAPAAPGPTPPAGQQAAPTAGTAPTPAVQPAGAGTGTPPPPPSSAVPPVSAENPPLQSVPETGAPETGAPATGAPLGAAAAVALTPSIGPDLEAQLNGIIHSYPGYQLGVALIDLADGAVHEYGVRTKFTAASTAKVLAAAAYYRLAETGELSLDEPMGVSTAGLQIRQMIQQSNNESWAMILEALGSRRLTDYAASIGIEYDRAYNKLTPAETARTLALLYTGQLLNAANTAQLLSYMQNTNLETLIPAALPPDVVVFHKYGLLYGNLHDASILVRGGKAYAFVVYTLGRSPAEITSRTRVIHLLTRTVSAALFPG is encoded by the coding sequence GTGGGTCTGGTGCGAAACGGCGGCTCCGGCCGCCTCGGGGTCCGGGGCACGCGGCGGGGGCGGTTCCCGCGGCCCAGCGCTGAGACGCTGACCGGGATCGGCGCCATCCTGGCGCTGGTGCTGGCTACCAGCGTCTATGCCGTGGGCCAGGCAGCGGTCCCGTCCAACCCGCCATACTCCGCCCCGGGCCCAGCAGGTGCGACGGCGGCCGCGCCCGCAGCGCCCGCCGCTCCGGGCCCGACGCCGCCCGCCGGGCAGCAGGCAGCACCCACTGCCGGCACCGCGCCAACCCCCGCGGTCCAGCCGGCCGGCGCGGGAACAGGAACGCCGCCGCCGCCGCCGTCGTCGGCCGTGCCGCCGGTCTCCGCGGAGAACCCTCCACTCCAGAGCGTGCCGGAAACCGGTGCGCCCGAAACCGGTGCGCCGGCGACCGGGGCACCACTAGGGGCGGCCGCCGCCGTGGCGCTGACGCCGTCCATCGGACCCGACCTCGAGGCGCAGCTAAACGGCATCATCCATAGCTACCCGGGCTACCAGCTGGGCGTGGCGCTGATCGACCTGGCGGACGGCGCTGTGCACGAATACGGCGTGCGCACCAAGTTCACGGCGGCCAGCACCGCCAAGGTCCTCGCCGCGGCGGCCTACTACCGGCTGGCCGAAACGGGGGAGCTGTCGTTGGACGAGCCGATGGGGGTGAGCACCGCGGGCCTGCAGATCCGCCAGATGATCCAGCAGAGCAATAACGAGTCGTGGGCCATGATCCTCGAAGCGCTCGGGTCCCGGCGCCTAACCGACTATGCGGCCTCGATCGGCATCGAATACGACCGCGCCTACAACAAACTCACGCCGGCCGAAACCGCACGGACGCTGGCCCTGCTCTACACCGGCCAACTGCTCAACGCGGCCAATACCGCCCAACTGCTGTCCTACATGCAAAACACCAACCTGGAAACGCTCATCCCGGCGGCGCTGCCGCCCGATGTCGTCGTGTTCCACAAATACGGATTGCTCTACGGCAACCTGCACGACGCCAGCATCCTGGTCCGGGGCGGGAAGGCCTATGCGTTTGTGGTCTACACCCTGGGCCGGAGTCCGGCGGAAATAACGAGCCGCACCCGGGTCATCCACCTGCTGACCCGGACCGTCTCTGCCGCGCTTTTCCCCGGTTGA
- a CDS encoding DNA alkylation repair protein — translation MSEAGDFIDAALQRESTWQRAEETRSRLGPELRSYGASVGAVRGAVRDALRRYRHLGRDGITALSSELWAVPVFERRLAAVVLLQSHLAVLDNSDLTRIEGFLRGARLPELADPLAVDVVGPLIAGLDGAARRRAEAVLERWLQDPDPWLRRAALLAPTGELRSGAGRSRRFP, via the coding sequence ATGAGCGAGGCCGGTGACTTCATTGATGCGGCGCTGCAGCGCGAAAGCACCTGGCAGCGGGCCGAGGAAACACGGTCCCGCCTCGGTCCGGAACTCCGGTCCTATGGCGCCTCCGTCGGCGCCGTCCGGGGCGCGGTCCGGGATGCGCTCCGCCGCTACCGGCACCTCGGCCGTGACGGAATCACGGCGCTCAGCTCGGAGTTGTGGGCGGTACCGGTCTTCGAACGCCGCCTCGCCGCTGTCGTCCTGCTGCAGTCCCATCTCGCTGTGCTGGACAACTCGGACCTGACCCGGATCGAAGGCTTTCTGCGCGGTGCGCGCCTGCCCGAGCTGGCGGATCCGCTGGCGGTCGACGTCGTCGGGCCGCTGATCGCCGGTCTTGACGGGGCGGCCCGGAGGCGGGCCGAGGCCGTCCTGGAACGGTGGCTGCAGGACCCGGACCCGTGGCTGCGCCGAGCGGCCCTGCTGGCACCGACGGGCGAACTCCGTTCCGGCGCGGGCCGGAGCCGCAGGTTCCCCTAG
- a CDS encoding RNA polymerase sigma factor produces MEATDREWDVSIDHAFAAGEEQALAEAYRMLGPLVHTLALRALREHGAADDVTQEVFIRAWKSRTSYRPDAARLPAWLIGITRNAISDALSARSRRRDVERAALYLVNDPATGVDRPHAEALADRLTLDDELERLGDPQASIMRLAFYEDLTHDQISSRLDLPLGTVKSHIRRSLARLRSRLEVEHGAS; encoded by the coding sequence TTGGAGGCTACTGATCGTGAATGGGATGTTTCCATTGACCATGCCTTCGCCGCGGGTGAGGAGCAGGCGCTCGCAGAGGCCTACCGCATGCTCGGACCCCTGGTCCATACGCTGGCGCTGAGGGCGCTGCGCGAACACGGCGCCGCCGATGACGTCACGCAGGAGGTCTTCATCCGCGCCTGGAAATCGCGAACCAGCTATCGCCCCGACGCGGCCCGGCTGCCCGCCTGGCTGATCGGGATCACCCGCAATGCCATTTCCGATGCCCTGTCCGCCCGCTCCCGCCGGCGGGACGTGGAAAGGGCAGCCCTCTACCTGGTCAACGACCCGGCAACCGGCGTCGACCGGCCGCATGCCGAGGCGCTCGCGGACCGCCTGACCCTCGACGACGAGCTGGAGCGCCTGGGGGACCCGCAGGCGTCCATCATGCGGCTGGCGTTCTACGAGGATCTGACGCACGACCAGATCTCGTCCCGGCTCGATCTTCCGCTTGGCACGGTCAAAAGCCATATCCGACGCAGCCTCGCCCGGCTGCGGTCCCGGCTGGAGGTGGAACATGGAGCATCTTGA
- a CDS encoding DUF5671 domain-containing protein, translated as MSAARIHPAPAAGSAQAKVRRLVVFVLLFALVVIAANGLGGLLERLLRAGQVLAGEGVAGLALNLAFTLIGGPLAALLWWLIWRRLDEAGEREAPSWGLYVAAVYTVSLILFVTSLLAMAASLIGDENPDWRAPLSVGVVWALVWVWHRWMWRHPVRGPLELSSVPAVIGTYFGLGIGVGGAVTALAALLDIAIRGSLELTAAADPWWRSALQDLVWAAGGALVWWWHWVRGNARRLRGGFADVGLVVVGVLAAGLLALGGAGTVLFVLLRLAFDREDPLLELLSPLAAAIAAAAVGALVWRYYRTAATGRSERTRQAGMLVTSGVALAAAATGVGVIVNAALSIAVSPLAGGNARTLLLGGISSLVVGGAVWWLAWRPARQHRQETAVPTGRRVYLVAVFGLSAVVALVALLVIGYRLFEFFLAEVTGGSLVDRIRAPLGLLVATALAAGYHFAVWRQDRSRQAAAGTGGKRSIGHVILVAGPDAEPLRRAVEELTGAGVTLWSRADVGVPALTAAASATSEGVPGPGVGGPRVPSGAGLAEALAGVSAKRVLVIEEADGGVDVIPLRG; from the coding sequence ATGAGTGCCGCGCGGATCCACCCCGCCCCTGCCGCCGGGTCTGCCCAAGCCAAGGTCCGCCGCCTGGTGGTGTTTGTGCTGCTGTTCGCCCTCGTGGTGATCGCCGCCAACGGGCTCGGCGGCCTGCTGGAACGCCTGCTGCGCGCCGGGCAGGTGCTGGCCGGGGAGGGCGTGGCGGGGCTGGCGCTGAATCTGGCGTTTACCCTGATCGGCGGCCCGCTCGCCGCGCTGCTGTGGTGGCTGATCTGGCGCCGGCTCGACGAGGCCGGGGAGCGGGAGGCGCCGTCGTGGGGCCTCTATGTGGCGGCGGTCTACACGGTGTCCCTGATCCTGTTCGTGACGTCCCTGCTGGCGATGGCGGCCTCGCTCATCGGCGATGAAAATCCGGACTGGCGGGCGCCGCTGTCCGTCGGGGTGGTCTGGGCCCTGGTGTGGGTGTGGCACCGCTGGATGTGGCGGCACCCCGTGCGGGGGCCGCTCGAACTCTCGAGTGTGCCGGCCGTGATCGGCACCTACTTCGGGCTGGGAATCGGCGTCGGCGGCGCGGTGACGGCGCTGGCTGCCCTGCTGGACATCGCGATCCGGGGGTCCCTGGAGCTGACGGCAGCCGCGGATCCCTGGTGGCGCTCCGCCCTCCAGGATTTGGTCTGGGCGGCCGGGGGAGCCCTGGTGTGGTGGTGGCACTGGGTCCGCGGTAACGCGCGCCGGCTCCGGGGCGGGTTCGCCGATGTGGGGCTGGTCGTGGTGGGTGTGTTGGCGGCCGGGCTGCTCGCGCTGGGCGGGGCGGGGACGGTCCTCTTTGTGCTGCTGCGGCTGGCTTTTGACCGGGAGGACCCCCTGCTGGAACTGCTGTCGCCGCTCGCCGCCGCCATAGCTGCGGCAGCCGTCGGGGCGCTGGTCTGGCGGTATTACCGCACCGCCGCCACCGGCCGCTCCGAGCGGACCCGGCAGGCGGGCATGCTGGTGACGTCGGGCGTGGCGCTGGCGGCGGCCGCGACCGGCGTCGGTGTGATTGTGAACGCGGCGCTGTCCATCGCGGTTTCGCCGCTCGCCGGCGGCAATGCGCGCACGCTGCTGCTCGGCGGCATCAGCTCGCTCGTGGTGGGCGGCGCGGTCTGGTGGCTGGCGTGGCGTCCGGCGCGGCAGCACCGGCAGGAGACCGCGGTTCCGACGGGGCGGCGTGTTTACCTTGTCGCCGTGTTCGGCCTCAGCGCCGTGGTGGCACTGGTCGCCTTGCTGGTGATCGGGTACCGGCTCTTCGAATTCTTCCTGGCCGAGGTAACGGGCGGCAGCCTGGTGGATCGGATCCGTGCGCCGCTGGGGCTGCTGGTGGCCACGGCCCTGGCCGCCGGGTACCACTTCGCCGTCTGGCGGCAGGACCGGTCCCGTCAGGCGGCAGCGGGGACCGGCGGCAAACGCTCGATCGGGCACGTGATCCTGGTGGCCGGTCCCGACGCCGAGCCGCTGCGCCGGGCGGTCGAAGAGCTGACCGGGGCCGGGGTCACGCTGTGGAGCCGGGCCGACGTCGGCGTGCCGGCGCTCACCGCTGCCGCTTCCGCAACAAGCGAGGGTGTGCCCGGGCCCGGCGTCGGGGGGCCGCGGGTGCCCTCTGGCGCAGGCCTGGCCGAGGCACTGGCCGGGGTGAGCGCCAAACGGGTGCTTGTTATCGAGGAGGCCGACGGCGGCGTGGACGTCATACCGTTGCGCGGCTGA
- a CDS encoding cupin domain-containing protein has translation MSANVVTQLQVKSHNSPDEKRRPDKSEIDIVSVGDYTIGRFSFEPGWRWSDCIKPVVHTDSCQNSHVGFCVSGRLIVETTDGGRIDVGPGDSYTIPPGHDAWVEGGEPFVGVEFLSAATFAKAAE, from the coding sequence ATGTCCGCAAACGTTGTCACCCAGCTGCAAGTGAAGTCGCACAATTCCCCGGATGAGAAGCGCCGCCCAGACAAGAGCGAGATCGATATTGTGTCCGTCGGCGACTACACCATCGGCCGGTTCAGCTTCGAGCCGGGGTGGCGCTGGTCCGACTGCATCAAACCGGTGGTGCACACGGATTCCTGCCAGAACAGCCACGTCGGGTTTTGTGTCTCCGGCCGGCTGATTGTCGAGACGACCGACGGCGGCCGGATCGACGTCGGCCCCGGCGATTCCTACACCATTCCCCCGGGCCACGACGCCTGGGTGGAAGGCGGGGAACCGTTCGTCGGGGTGGAGTTCCTGAGCGCGGCCACGTTCGCCAAAGCCGCGGAATAG
- a CDS encoding dihydrofolate reductase family protein, with protein MRKIIHAMQVSLDGFMEGPNRELDWHMVDDELHSHFNEELRTMGAFLDGRITFELMAGYWPTADRDPASTPPEVEFAGIWREMPKIVYSRTLERADWNTTVAREVVIEDVLALKAQPGGDLALGGARLADSFRRLGLIDEYWIYIHPVLLGQGTPLFKSAESRTALTLAETRTFGNGVVRLRYTS; from the coding sequence ATGCGGAAGATCATCCATGCAATGCAGGTGTCCCTGGACGGGTTTATGGAAGGCCCTAACCGGGAACTCGACTGGCACATGGTGGACGACGAGCTCCACAGCCACTTCAATGAGGAGCTCCGCACCATGGGCGCCTTCCTGGACGGCCGCATCACCTTTGAGCTGATGGCCGGCTACTGGCCGACGGCGGACCGGGACCCGGCCAGCACGCCGCCCGAGGTCGAGTTCGCGGGTATCTGGCGAGAGATGCCGAAAATCGTCTACTCCAGAACCCTGGAGCGCGCCGACTGGAACACCACGGTGGCGCGCGAGGTCGTGATTGAGGACGTCCTGGCACTCAAGGCACAGCCCGGCGGCGATCTGGCCCTGGGTGGGGCCCGGCTGGCGGACAGCTTCCGCCGGCTCGGACTGATCGACGAGTACTGGATCTACATCCACCCGGTCCTGCTGGGCCAGGGCACGCCACTGTTCAAGTCCGCGGAGAGCAGGACCGCGCTCACGCTCGCCGAAACGCGGACGTTCGGCAACGGCGTGGTCCGGCTGCGGTACACCAGCTGA
- a CDS encoding anti-sigma factor: protein MEHLDDELLALLALGERPASAEERLHLDGCHDCATTLDALLNTVYVATLNPDQVPLEVPGSHNWAAIHSALGLSPALAADPLRPPRGGEAPHAEDQPAGDRPSEDRPAGAAGAQWHPAPSNPHPAGRQPGQRHTGQGFPRRGSWILGLAAGVLLGAAGAWTAVTVLGPAQPPVAQPTPSGPTAVLLAEASLAPLAGHSASGSALVEKLPDGSRQLVVSLPEEKLTGFREVWVGSADLSRMVSLGVLGQGTGSFVIPGALDLADYPVLDISDEPYDGDPAHSAESIARGKFAAQG, encoded by the coding sequence ATGGAGCATCTTGACGATGAGCTCCTGGCGTTGCTGGCGCTGGGCGAACGGCCCGCCAGTGCGGAGGAACGGCTCCACCTGGACGGCTGCCACGACTGCGCGACGACGCTCGACGCACTGCTGAACACCGTCTACGTCGCCACGCTCAACCCGGACCAGGTGCCTCTGGAAGTGCCGGGCAGCCATAACTGGGCCGCGATCCACTCAGCGCTGGGGCTCTCGCCCGCCCTGGCCGCCGACCCCCTGCGCCCACCCCGCGGCGGCGAAGCCCCTCACGCGGAGGACCAGCCGGCGGGGGACCGTCCCTCGGAGGACCGGCCGGCCGGAGCTGCCGGGGCGCAATGGCACCCGGCCCCGTCGAACCCGCATCCCGCCGGGCGGCAGCCGGGCCAGCGGCACACGGGCCAGGGCTTCCCACGGCGCGGATCATGGATACTCGGTCTGGCCGCAGGGGTGCTGCTGGGCGCTGCCGGGGCGTGGACGGCCGTGACCGTCCTGGGCCCCGCCCAGCCGCCGGTGGCACAGCCCACCCCATCCGGGCCTACGGCGGTGCTCCTGGCCGAAGCCTCGCTGGCTCCGCTGGCAGGACACTCGGCCAGCGGCAGCGCACTCGTGGAGAAGCTCCCCGACGGATCGCGGCAGCTGGTCGTCAGCCTTCCCGAGGAGAAACTCACGGGCTTCCGCGAGGTGTGGGTGGGCTCGGCCGACCTGTCCCGGATGGTTAGCCTGGGTGTCCTGGGCCAGGGAACCGGTTCTTTCGTTATCCCCGGGGCCCTGGACCTGGCCGACTATCCGGTCCTCGACATCTCCGACGAACCCTACGACGGGGACCCGGCACACTCCGCAGAGAGCATCGCACGCGGTAAGTTCGCCGCGCAGGGTTGA
- a CDS encoding helix-turn-helix transcriptional regulator codes for MGDVAAIAEGIRRSRKDAGLTQEDLAHLAGTSERTVRAIETGTGNPSLQAVVAVANVLGLKLAVA; via the coding sequence GTGGGTGATGTGGCGGCGATCGCCGAGGGAATCCGCCGGAGCCGGAAGGACGCCGGGCTGACACAGGAGGACCTGGCGCACCTGGCCGGCACGTCGGAGCGCACCGTTCGCGCCATTGAGACCGGAACCGGCAACCCCTCGCTGCAGGCAGTGGTGGCCGTGGCCAATGTGCTGGGCCTGAAGCTCGCGGTGGCCTGA
- a CDS encoding type II toxin-antitoxin system HipA family toxin — protein sequence MPGELQDLRFVRTADVYKNGVPAGQLARTGHGGVRFSYLAEYLAGGHPAVAVSLPPSEAAVEAPAGALPAFFAGLLPEGHRLTVLKNATKTSFDDELTLLLAVGSDVPGDVQVVPAGEPPAEPAALADTSRPEELDFSFLANTVDLHGIPGVQRKTSASMLTTPLALRGHRYLLKLDPPEHPHLVENEAAHLKAAKALKIPVAKSSVIADRNGLPGLLVERFDRYRTPDGAWHRLPLEDGTQVLGLPPASKYGVSAEQVAAALAGVCKAPLVASRNLYLQFLFAWLTGNGDLHAKNLAVLGGAAGFIMAPVYDVPCTLLYGDETLALPVAGKTKNLKARHWAELADTLGLPPRAAAAANRTALAAAGAIRLEELPFAGSPLRGAQRELRFRRQELGS from the coding sequence ATGCCGGGGGAACTGCAGGATCTGCGCTTCGTCCGGACCGCCGACGTGTACAAAAACGGGGTCCCGGCCGGGCAGCTGGCGCGCACCGGCCATGGCGGCGTCCGCTTCTCCTACCTCGCCGAATACCTTGCGGGCGGCCATCCCGCCGTCGCAGTCTCGCTCCCCCCGTCCGAGGCGGCGGTGGAAGCCCCGGCCGGGGCCCTGCCGGCCTTCTTTGCCGGCCTGTTGCCCGAGGGACACCGGCTCACCGTGCTCAAGAACGCCACCAAGACAAGCTTCGACGACGAGCTGACCCTGTTGCTCGCCGTCGGCTCCGACGTGCCCGGCGACGTCCAGGTGGTGCCTGCCGGCGAACCCCCGGCGGAGCCAGCGGCCCTGGCCGACACCTCGCGGCCCGAGGAGCTGGACTTTTCTTTCCTCGCAAACACCGTGGACCTGCATGGCATCCCTGGCGTGCAGCGCAAAACCAGTGCCTCCATGCTGACGACGCCGCTGGCCCTGCGCGGGCACCGCTACCTGCTGAAGCTGGATCCGCCGGAACATCCCCATCTGGTGGAAAACGAGGCAGCCCATCTGAAAGCTGCGAAAGCGCTGAAGATCCCGGTCGCCAAGAGCTCCGTCATCGCCGACCGGAACGGGCTCCCCGGGCTGCTGGTGGAACGGTTCGACCGCTATAGGACCCCCGACGGCGCGTGGCACCGGCTTCCCCTGGAGGACGGCACCCAGGTGCTGGGCCTTCCACCGGCCTCCAAATACGGCGTGAGCGCCGAGCAGGTGGCCGCCGCACTGGCCGGTGTCTGCAAGGCGCCGCTGGTTGCCAGCCGCAACCTGTACCTGCAGTTCCTCTTCGCCTGGCTGACCGGCAACGGCGATCTACACGCGAAGAACCTGGCCGTCCTCGGCGGCGCCGCCGGCTTCATTATGGCCCCCGTGTACGACGTTCCATGCACCCTGCTCTACGGCGATGAAACCCTCGCGCTGCCCGTGGCCGGAAAAACCAAGAACCTCAAGGCCAGGCACTGGGCGGAACTCGCGGACACCCTCGGGCTGCCGCCGCGGGCCGCGGCGGCAGCCAACCGCACAGCCCTTGCGGCCGCCGGCGCAATCCGTCTCGAGGAACTGCCGTTCGCAGGCTCCCCGTTGCGTGGCGCCCAGCGGGAGCTGCGGTTCAGGCGCCAGGAACTGGGATCCTGA